The Spirochaetota bacterium genome has a window encoding:
- a CDS encoding 4Fe-4S binding protein yields the protein MSDSYHILADYLNSMPNGFPRTDTGIELELLKKIFTPQDAELFCKLTLEKETVDQIATRTGLNKEYLSNHLESMWNRGLIECHTVGNIKTYNAVPWILGIYELQQKFIDQEFARLHAKYIKTVGPYFLTPKPQIMQVIPIEQHVQSHSSPMPYEQLSAIINNSRSFAVNECICKKQTALLNRGCNKPREVCLSISQLPNDFDNHPHAGRIITKEEALSILKMAEDAALVHMTANIQEGHYFICNCCGCCCVQLIAARFGMPQTVNAHYYAAINPELCTQCGTCETRCQIQAIQNTDGIRSIIQDKCIGCGLCVSTCQNNAISLIHKDKSQDTLPPKDQDDWYRKKSKSRSTF from the coding sequence ATGAGCGATAGTTATCATATATTAGCTGATTATCTCAATTCAATGCCAAACGGGTTCCCCCGTACTGATACTGGCATTGAACTTGAGCTTTTGAAGAAAATATTTACACCCCAGGACGCTGAACTTTTCTGCAAACTTACACTGGAAAAGGAAACAGTAGATCAGATAGCTACCCGTACCGGTCTGAATAAAGAATATCTATCGAACCACTTAGAAAGTATGTGGAACCGTGGGCTTATTGAATGCCATACTGTTGGCAACATCAAAACCTATAATGCCGTCCCATGGATACTGGGCATTTACGAATTGCAGCAAAAGTTTATAGACCAGGAATTTGCACGCCTTCATGCAAAATACATAAAAACTGTCGGTCCTTACTTTTTAACGCCTAAACCTCAGATAATGCAGGTAATCCCCATTGAACAGCATGTGCAATCTCATTCATCACCCATGCCATATGAGCAGCTATCTGCCATAATTAATAACTCAAGATCATTTGCGGTCAATGAATGTATATGCAAAAAGCAGACGGCCCTTCTTAACAGAGGATGTAATAAGCCACGAGAAGTATGCTTATCTATCTCACAATTACCCAATGATTTTGATAATCACCCACATGCAGGAAGAATTATTACCAAAGAGGAAGCGCTATCAATACTCAAGATGGCAGAGGATGCTGCACTTGTTCATATGACAGCCAATATACAGGAAGGGCATTACTTTATATGCAATTGCTGCGGCTGTTGTTGTGTTCAGCTGATTGCTGCCCGGTTTGGTATGCCACAGACAGTAAATGCACACTATTATGCAGCCATTAATCCTGAATTGTGTACTCAATGCGGCACCTGCGAAACACGGTGCCAGATTCAGGCTATACAGAATACGGATGGAATTCGTTCTATTATACAGGACAAATGCATTGGATGCGGGCTTTGTGTTTCTACCTGTCAAAATAATGCAATTAGCCTTATACATAAAGACAAATCACAGGATACATTGCCACCAAAGGATCAGGATGACTGGTACAGGAAAAAAAGTAAATCACGAAGCACTTTTTAA
- a CDS encoding STAS domain-containing protein: protein MSFEVEILNLSFINKEKIDYETIVFYVTYPEKIDIETSRQLWVFLSTLITGGAKKIIIDLKKVSQIDSGGISTLISATKQIRKNNGDLVLARVNESILNILDVVRVGSFIKIFNTDVDAVQYFRYITI, encoded by the coding sequence ATGAGTTTTGAAGTTGAAATATTGAACCTCTCGTTCATCAACAAAGAAAAAATTGATTATGAAACAATTGTCTTCTATGTGACCTACCCTGAAAAAATTGATATTGAAACTTCAAGGCAATTGTGGGTTTTTTTAAGCACCCTGATCACTGGTGGTGCAAAAAAAATAATTATTGATTTAAAAAAGGTATCTCAAATTGATAGCGGTGGTATCAGCACTCTGATTTCGGCTACAAAACAAATCAGAAAAAATAATGGCGACCTGGTGCTAGCTCGTGTTAATGAATCTATCCTGAATATTTTAGATGTGGTAAGGGTTGGTAGCTTTATAAAAATATTCAATACTGATGTGGATGCTGTTCAGTACTTCAGATATATAACTATATAA
- a CDS encoding SpoIIE family protein phosphatase, protein MKIRYKFFIAFIIIIAITTPVPIYILNRQIEQHHANIITEGTIQAKQISHAVLSMLLINSGNVSQTSIDAHEYISSFKPLSALGVVSLQVILITPNPAYNGILLVDIPQGKTLSRISPEHLQTIQKKPTVFYSTIQKTKLLEFTEQTSLANSAIACVTHIVYNESVMLQPVYHNYMVFIISIASIIIIAYITALGFSYKFSKPVEVIINALKKFDEGTTSIQIPVLNQKDEIGKLAITTQHLLDMVNLEIKALTSTNMELLRLHKLKDDFLANISYEIKIPLESITHLTNSIIHSYSTGDTAAITSSLEMISNSALRLSYMIDDILDFTRLKNNDIILNKKVVDIAGVVNFVLSILQPVISSKSLSISLDIDKEATHVIADEQRLQQVLLNIIGNAVKYSQKGTISIATQKHNDNTLAIVVQDSAGGFPEQLIHHIDDFGYDSKLQETPYGGLGLGLVITKKLIELHNGTISLESIPDKGSTVTLYFPYDEIIVDKELAATKSYIEYTIQPSGNDEHYTVSQFEKSQGFIYIVDDDPVNVKILYDMLTDAGYYVEFSHEDSGLFSILHQDKLPDIVLLDTILPGTSAFQVCEKIRKRYSLYELPIIIITSKHRTQEIVTAFRIGANDYLSKPFNKDELIARITNLIALKKSVEEHNEFVMIKHEIRLAHEIHSSVVVQDIPKIKHMDFAYAYIPTREMGGDFYDVIKIDEEKTGIMIADVTGHGIPAALVCAMLKMAFANNKEFAQHPAQLLSTLNKDLCNNIKENYITAAYAFIDTKNKTVTVSSAGHWSPLLIKKNGSIFNNWAKGFPIGWVEDGKYEETTTTYSPGDKFLLYTDGIIEARNPDNKIFGFERLSEYINHNYLINPQTFINGLINALYTWGEMNKSDSFHDDVTIILAELS, encoded by the coding sequence ATGAAAATACGGTATAAATTCTTTATTGCATTTATCATCATTATTGCCATTACCACTCCTGTACCCATATATATACTCAACAGACAGATTGAACAACATCATGCCAATATTATTACCGAAGGGACTATACAAGCAAAACAGATATCACATGCAGTCCTTTCCATGCTGTTAATAAATAGTGGCAATGTGTCACAGACAAGTATAGATGCCCATGAATATATAAGCAGTTTTAAGCCTTTATCTGCCTTAGGGGTTGTTTCACTGCAGGTTATTCTCATTACACCAAATCCAGCATATAATGGTATACTGCTTGTTGATATTCCTCAGGGCAAAACACTGTCACGTATATCACCCGAACATTTGCAAACTATTCAAAAAAAACCAACTGTGTTTTATTCAACCATACAGAAAACAAAACTGCTTGAATTCACTGAACAAACATCGCTGGCAAACAGTGCAATAGCATGTGTAACTCATATAGTATACAATGAATCAGTTATGCTACAGCCTGTATATCACAATTATATGGTGTTCATTATCAGTATTGCTTCCATCATAATTATTGCATATATCACTGCACTTGGATTCAGTTATAAATTTTCAAAACCTGTTGAGGTCATCATCAATGCGTTAAAGAAATTTGATGAAGGTACAACATCCATTCAGATTCCTGTATTAAACCAGAAAGACGAAATTGGGAAACTTGCAATTACAACTCAGCACCTGTTAGATATGGTTAATTTAGAAATAAAGGCATTAACCTCAACCAATATGGAATTGTTACGGCTTCATAAACTCAAAGATGATTTTCTGGCCAATATTTCATACGAAATTAAAATACCCCTTGAAAGCATAACACATTTAACCAATTCTATTATCCACAGCTACTCTACCGGTGACACTGCTGCTATTACCAGTTCGCTGGAAATGATTTCTAACAGTGCCTTACGATTGTCTTATATGATTGATGACATACTGGATTTTACACGCTTAAAAAATAATGATATTATCCTCAATAAGAAGGTTGTTGATATAGCAGGTGTGGTTAATTTTGTATTATCAATATTACAGCCGGTTATTAGCAGCAAATCCCTGTCTATTTCACTAGATATTGATAAAGAAGCAACCCACGTTATTGCTGATGAACAAAGGCTGCAACAGGTACTCTTAAATATTATTGGCAATGCAGTTAAATATTCACAAAAAGGTACCATATCCATAGCTACACAAAAACACAATGACAATACTCTGGCTATTGTAGTACAGGATAGTGCGGGAGGATTTCCAGAGCAATTAATTCATCATATTGATGATTTTGGATACGATAGTAAACTTCAAGAAACCCCCTATGGAGGATTGGGGCTTGGGCTGGTTATTACAAAAAAACTTATTGAATTGCATAATGGTACAATTTCATTAGAATCAATACCTGACAAAGGGTCAACGGTAACTTTGTATTTCCCCTATGATGAAATCATTGTTGATAAAGAGTTAGCGGCAACGAAATCATATATTGAATATACAATACAGCCTTCAGGCAACGATGAACATTATACGGTAAGTCAATTTGAAAAATCACAGGGATTTATTTATATTGTTGATGATGATCCTGTTAATGTCAAAATATTATATGATATGCTGACAGATGCAGGCTATTATGTGGAATTTTCACATGAAGATTCTGGTTTATTTTCTATTTTACATCAAGATAAGCTGCCGGATATTGTACTGCTGGATACAATTTTGCCAGGAACCTCTGCATTTCAGGTTTGTGAAAAAATACGTAAACGGTATTCGCTCTATGAACTACCAATAATTATAATTACTTCAAAGCACCGCACTCAGGAAATAGTTACCGCTTTCAGAATTGGTGCAAATGATTATCTCAGCAAACCCTTCAACAAAGATGAATTAATTGCACGGATTACAAATCTTATTGCACTGAAAAAATCAGTAGAAGAGCATAATGAATTTGTCATGATAAAACATGAAATACGTCTTGCTCACGAGATACACAGTTCAGTTGTAGTACAGGATATACCCAAGATAAAACATATGGACTTTGCCTACGCTTACATCCCTACCAGAGAGATGGGCGGTGATTTTTATGATGTTATTAAAATTGATGAAGAAAAAACCGGAATTATGATAGCTGACGTAACAGGTCATGGCATTCCTGCCGCTCTTGTCTGTGCCATGCTAAAAATGGCTTTTGCTAACAATAAGGAATTTGCACAACATCCGGCGCAGTTACTCAGCACACTGAATAAAGATTTATGTAATAACATAAAGGAAAATTACATCACTGCTGCATATGCATTCATAGATACAAAAAACAAAACAGTAACAGTATCTTCAGCAGGTCACTGGTCCCCATTGCTTATTAAAAAAAATGGATCTATATTCAACAACTGGGCTAAAGGTTTTCCCATTGGATGGGTAGAAGATGGTAAATATGAAGAAACAACCACTACCTATTCACCTGGTGATAAATTCTTACTGTACACTGATGGAATAATAGAGGCAAGAAATCCAGATAACAAAATATTTGGCTTTGAGAGGCTTTCAGAATATATTAACCATAACTATCTCATAAATCCTCAAACATTTATCAATGGACTAATTAATGCATTATATACATGGGGAGAAATGAATAAATCCGACTCATTTCATGATGATGTTACTATAATTTTAGCGGAACTATCCTGA
- a CDS encoding STAS domain-containing protein codes for MKCKICELPGIKSEDINFNRVVLIIKLADVADMDKNDDLFMLLSCLINGGLKKVIFDMAEVEFIDSYGMGTLIEITKLLRKQKDGDAVLINVAERIHLVFKPIQLQKFMKIFNTIDEALHYFRYI; via the coding sequence ATGAAATGCAAAATATGTGAATTGCCGGGTATAAAAAGCGAGGATATCAACTTTAACCGGGTTGTCCTGATTATCAAATTAGCTGACGTTGCTGATATGGACAAAAATGACGATCTATTTATGCTTTTGTCCTGCCTGATCAACGGTGGCCTAAAAAAAGTTATATTTGATATGGCGGAAGTAGAATTTATCGATAGTTATGGTATGGGAACATTAATTGAAATTACCAAATTATTACGCAAGCAAAAGGATGGAGATGCTGTGCTGATAAATGTAGCAGAAAGAATTCATCTTGTATTTAAACCAATACAGCTTCAAAAATTCATGAAGATATTTAATACAATAGATGAAGCACTGCATTATTTTCGTTATATTTAA
- a CDS encoding TetR family transcriptional regulator C-terminal domain-containing protein — protein MLQKQNTKHDIVAISASLMHLKGFNNTGIQEILQKANIPKGSFYHYFKNKEELGLHVIDYYTKIITSIFKQYLLDTTVLPLERLDNLITFYAQHFKKMKYKLGCPLGNFSLEMGDLSEEFRVKLYGSIDTLISIIESCLQEAQTGGQIADTIDTRKAAEFIFQSFEGALLHMKVSKSDRPLLVYKDAVKLYLQGKRAIVIKSGTGSS, from the coding sequence ATGCTTCAAAAACAGAATACAAAACATGATATTGTTGCCATAAGCGCAAGCCTTATGCATTTAAAGGGTTTTAATAATACCGGGATTCAGGAAATACTACAAAAAGCTAATATCCCCAAAGGCTCATTTTATCATTATTTCAAAAATAAAGAGGAATTAGGTCTTCACGTTATTGATTATTATACTAAAATTATTACTTCAATATTTAAACAGTATTTACTGGATACCACCGTTCTGCCGCTTGAAAGACTGGATAATCTCATTACATTTTACGCGCAGCATTTTAAAAAGATGAAATACAAATTGGGCTGTCCCCTTGGCAATTTTTCATTGGAGATGGGCGATCTGAGTGAAGAATTCAGAGTAAAACTGTATGGCTCAATAGATACGCTTATTTCGATCATTGAATCCTGTCTACAGGAAGCACAAACAGGAGGCCAGATTGCTGATACTATTGATACGCGTAAGGCTGCTGAATTTATTTTCCAGAGTTTTGAAGGGGCGTTGCTTCACATGAAGGTTTCTAAAAGTGACAGGCCTTTACTGGTATATAAAGATGCCGTTAAGCTCTATTTACAGGGAAAAAGAGCAATCGTCATCAAGAGCGGTACCGGGTCATCCTGA
- a CDS encoding thioesterase family protein: MPRIQLNALKSYSFSYYYKINVNDINLWGHMGIPEIISIIHIVRRDVLGSLGFDENDLGNNSALIIADVAINLMKELHLDDEIIIETAIGEIGNKSFRFFHKVCHDNSIAAIIEMGAVVIDRTNRKPTFISKEFLNKIVSFSDIHMTRISPV, from the coding sequence ATGCCACGAATACAACTTAATGCTCTCAAGTCTTACAGTTTTTCATATTATTATAAGATTAATGTAAATGACATTAATCTTTGGGGACATATGGGTATCCCAGAAATTATTTCAATAATTCATATAGTACGAAGAGATGTACTTGGTTCGCTTGGATTTGATGAAAATGACTTAGGCAACAATTCTGCTCTTATTATAGCTGATGTTGCTATAAATCTCATGAAGGAATTACATCTTGATGATGAAATAATAATTGAAACCGCAATTGGTGAAATTGGGAATAAAAGCTTTAGATTTTTCCATAAAGTTTGTCATGATAATTCCATTGCAGCTATTATAGAAATGGGTGCAGTGGTGATAGACAGAACTAATCGAAAACCCACATTTATATCAAAAGAATTTTTAAATAAAATAGTTAGTTTTTCTGATATACATATGACAAGAATCTCCCCAGTATAA
- a CDS encoding DnaJ domain-containing protein, with amino-acid sequence MNIVFKDYYKILDIPSHADSNTIKSAFRKKAKETHPDSTKENNYAQFVLIREAYDILTNPSQRTSYDTVWKKYHAQNQEMGTLFEDFGPPDDRYAQEWEYFVLHPDDYLSRFESTIALIKASFKSIVISICIPLLVMAGILITVSIALLILFVFAIAIASYSSIIAGIIITALMIKRLVEIIAELFKQYVKNGAAWMNAQLKGIPMKVGKMVFYGTFTSVFMLLLGYAGAVIASVYLLGSVPYSRIIILVIGVIAVAVVSLSLYFMFSVFVTALVEYPKIRYTKIKATKENLLESKLLLH; translated from the coding sequence ATGAACATAGTATTTAAAGACTACTATAAGATTCTTGATATTCCCTCCCATGCAGATAGTAATACTATCAAATCAGCATTCAGAAAAAAAGCAAAGGAAACCCATCCTGACAGCACAAAAGAAAATAATTATGCACAGTTTGTTCTTATCCGTGAAGCATACGATATTTTAACAAACCCTTCACAGCGTACAAGCTATGACACAGTATGGAAGAAATACCATGCACAAAATCAAGAAATGGGAACACTGTTTGAAGATTTTGGTCCCCCTGACGACCGATACGCACAGGAATGGGAATACTTTGTTCTTCACCCTGACGATTATTTAAGCCGTTTTGAAAGCACCATCGCACTGATTAAAGCCTCATTTAAGTCAATTGTTATCAGTATATGCATTCCTCTTCTGGTCATGGCAGGCATTCTTATTACAGTATCTATCGCCCTGCTTATTCTTTTTGTTTTTGCCATAGCAATAGCATCATACTCATCAATCATTGCTGGAATAATCATAACTGCACTGATGATAAAACGGCTGGTTGAAATTATTGCTGAGCTTTTCAAACAGTATGTGAAAAATGGCGCTGCCTGGATGAATGCTCAGCTTAAAGGCATACCAATGAAGGTGGGCAAAATGGTATTCTACGGGACGTTTACCTCAGTATTCATGCTTTTACTGGGATATGCGGGTGCAGTTATTGCTTCAGTATACCTTCTTGGTTCAGTACCCTATTCCAGAATAATTATTCTTGTTATTGGTGTGATTGCAGTTGCAGTTGTTTCACTGTCACTATATTTTATGTTTTCTGTTTTTGTAACCGCACTAGTGGAGTACCCAAAAATCCGTTACACAAAGATAAAAGCAACAAAAGAAAATTTACTTGAGTCTAAGCTCCTGCTCCATTGA
- a CDS encoding formylmethanofuran dehydrogenase subunit E family protein — translation MKTICGYSIETYMSMVEKFHGSVSPGIIIGGFMVHTLWQHRNPEKLYDFLCETSVCLPDAIQLLTPCTYGNGWLKVVHTGRFAMAMFDKHTGAGRRAYLDAQKLEPYEAIKDWFFKLKPKKMQDKDLLIHQIIDAGETIVSVQDVHIGQAYLGKERLGSVGICPDCGEAYPQKDGNRCTVCQGLPLYEK, via the coding sequence ATGAAAACAATCTGCGGCTACTCAATTGAAACTTACATGTCCATGGTAGAGAAATTTCATGGCAGCGTTTCGCCGGGAATCATTATTGGTGGTTTTATGGTACATACACTATGGCAACACCGCAATCCTGAAAAACTGTACGACTTTCTATGCGAAACATCCGTGTGTCTTCCTGATGCGATACAACTGCTTACTCCCTGCACGTACGGCAACGGATGGCTCAAGGTGGTTCACACGGGCCGCTTTGCCATGGCTATGTTTGATAAGCATACCGGCGCCGGAAGACGGGCATATCTAGACGCACAAAAATTGGAACCGTATGAAGCAATTAAAGACTGGTTTTTTAAATTAAAGCCAAAAAAGATGCAGGATAAAGACCTTCTCATTCATCAAATAATTGACGCAGGGGAAACAATAGTATCGGTACAGGATGTACACATTGGACAGGCTTACCTTGGAAAAGAAAGATTGGGTTCGGTGGGGATATGTCCAGATTGCGGCGAAGCATATCCGCAAAAGGACGGCAACCGGTGCACTGTTTGTCAGGGACTGCCCTTATATGAAAAGTAA
- the aat gene encoding leucyl/phenylalanyl-tRNA--protein transferase produces MLYYLDKDVIWFPPVEEAIEEGLLAFGGDLTPQWLLEAYSRGIFPWFNSDNSEILWWSPDPRFILFPQELKLHRSLKQVMKKKIFTVSMDKAFQQVIAECAMPRKKESGTWITERMQKAYTRLHTMGFAHSVEVWHDDRLVGGLYGVSLGNAFFGESMFTSVDNASKIALVTLIAVMRRLGFAFIDCQVYTDNLKRFGARFIERKEFISLLNASLKYSTHQGSWSSLVLNGYDYLECLNGAGA; encoded by the coding sequence ATGTTGTATTACTTAGATAAAGATGTAATCTGGTTCCCGCCTGTAGAAGAAGCCATTGAAGAAGGGTTGCTGGCATTTGGCGGGGATTTGACACCACAGTGGTTGCTTGAGGCCTACAGCAGAGGCATTTTCCCATGGTTTAACAGTGACAACTCTGAGATATTGTGGTGGAGCCCCGATCCGCGTTTTATTTTGTTCCCTCAGGAATTAAAACTACACCGTTCGTTAAAACAGGTAATGAAAAAAAAGATTTTTACGGTAAGTATGGATAAAGCATTCCAGCAGGTTATAGCTGAATGTGCCATGCCCCGTAAAAAAGAATCTGGTACATGGATAACTGAAAGAATGCAAAAAGCATATACCAGGCTTCATACTATGGGTTTTGCACATTCTGTTGAGGTGTGGCATGACGACAGGCTTGTTGGGGGCCTGTATGGAGTGTCACTGGGGAACGCATTCTTTGGAGAATCCATGTTCACCAGTGTTGATAATGCATCAAAGATTGCTCTGGTAACTTTGATTGCAGTTATGCGGCGATTAGGTTTTGCATTTATTGACTGCCAGGTGTATACAGATAATCTGAAACGGTTTGGCGCACGGTTTATTGAGCGAAAAGAATTTATTTCCCTCCTCAATGCTTCTCTGAAATATTCAACACATCAGGGAAGCTGGAGTTCACTGGTACTCAATGGCTATGATTATTTAGAATGCCTCAATGGAGCAGGAGCTTAG
- a CDS encoding molybdopterin-dependent oxidoreductase, with the protein MGQWKKTGCVLCPQNCGLEVEIENNTIVKVRGDKDNPRSKGYVCRKGTNIMYHQHHDERLQYPLKRTDKGFVRISWDQAIEEIAAKLKEIIATYGPKSFAYVGGGGQGCHFEAAFGVTLMRAIGSQYYYNALGQELTGLFWAYGRVAGKQYKFMIPDEHNTDVLVAWGWNGMVSHQMPRAPLFLREFAKNPEKLLVVIDPRKSETAEIADIHLPIRPGTDALLTKAMIGLILQEDWVDHAYIDKHVNGFEQITKWFSNFDVKRAIEACGLTYEDVKEVCRHIRFKKACVHPDLGVYMNRHSTLTTYLQIVLFAITGNLCVPGGNVIPGTLMPIVSHSDERDERTWRTVATGYPAIAGVFPPNVLPEEILNDNPERIRAVLCTQCNPLRSFADTAMYEKAFKSLDLLVVAEIAMTETAKLAHYVLPARTGYESWDGTFFTWTWPEIYFQMRRPVVEPEGEQIELGEIHLRIADKMGLIPEIPQSLQEAADKDRLTFGMALMEYINKNPLSLKVIPFIVGKTLGRVMGSVHLASLWALLMNAPKSFKQCAARVGFSKGPLMGDDIFKAIIDNPQGLWIGKSDPLDNFFDLSTDDRKLHIYIPEMDDRCNEVTVENEIREIESRKEYPFILSAGRHYPYNANTLMRNPAWNKGKRVCTCIMHPDDANELNMKDGDMVRVITEAGFVELELEVTEQTARKYLMIPHGFGLEYGGKTTGVNVNSLTRNTHRDRFAGTPFHRYIPCRVEKVS; encoded by the coding sequence ATGGGTCAGTGGAAAAAAACAGGTTGCGTGCTATGCCCACAAAACTGCGGGCTTGAGGTTGAAATAGAGAATAACACAATTGTGAAAGTGCGCGGCGATAAAGATAATCCCCGCAGCAAAGGGTATGTGTGCAGGAAAGGAACCAATATAATGTATCATCAACACCATGATGAACGATTGCAATATCCATTAAAACGAACTGATAAAGGTTTTGTGCGTATTTCATGGGATCAGGCAATCGAAGAAATAGCTGCAAAACTAAAAGAAATTATTGCCACCTATGGTCCTAAATCATTTGCATACGTTGGTGGCGGCGGGCAGGGCTGTCATTTTGAGGCAGCCTTTGGTGTTACTTTAATGAGAGCTATCGGCTCTCAGTATTACTACAATGCGCTGGGGCAGGAGCTCACCGGCTTATTCTGGGCATATGGCAGGGTGGCAGGAAAGCAATACAAATTTATGATTCCCGACGAACATAATACCGATGTACTGGTAGCATGGGGATGGAATGGGATGGTAAGCCATCAGATGCCAAGAGCGCCGCTTTTTTTGCGTGAATTTGCAAAAAATCCTGAAAAGCTTCTTGTGGTGATTGATCCACGAAAATCAGAAACCGCAGAAATTGCCGATATTCACTTGCCAATACGGCCCGGTACCGATGCCCTGCTTACCAAAGCCATGATTGGGCTCATACTGCAGGAAGACTGGGTTGACCATGCGTACATTGACAAACACGTAAATGGATTTGAACAGATTACAAAGTGGTTTTCAAATTTTGATGTCAAAAGAGCCATTGAAGCGTGTGGCCTCACGTACGAAGATGTAAAGGAGGTATGCAGGCACATACGGTTTAAAAAGGCATGCGTTCACCCCGACTTAGGTGTGTATATGAATAGACACAGCACGCTGACTACATATTTACAGATAGTGCTATTTGCTATCACCGGAAACCTATGCGTCCCTGGCGGGAATGTAATACCAGGAACGCTGATGCCAATAGTATCGCATAGTGATGAGCGCGATGAAAGAACCTGGCGCACCGTAGCAACCGGATATCCGGCTATTGCTGGGGTGTTCCCACCCAATGTACTCCCGGAAGAAATATTAAACGATAACCCCGAACGAATCAGAGCGGTACTATGCACACAGTGCAATCCGCTGCGCTCGTTTGCCGACACGGCCATGTATGAAAAAGCTTTTAAAAGCCTTGACCTTCTGGTTGTTGCGGAAATTGCGATGACTGAAACGGCAAAGCTGGCTCATTATGTGCTCCCTGCCCGGACGGGATATGAATCGTGGGATGGGACATTTTTCACTTGGACATGGCCGGAAATTTATTTCCAGATGCGGCGTCCGGTTGTTGAGCCTGAGGGTGAGCAGATTGAACTGGGCGAGATTCATTTACGCATTGCCGACAAAATGGGCCTTATACCTGAAATACCTCAATCGCTTCAGGAAGCAGCGGATAAAGATAGACTAACATTTGGCATGGCGCTTATGGAGTATATCAATAAAAATCCACTATCATTGAAGGTTATACCCTTTATAGTTGGGAAAACGCTGGGCAGGGTAATGGGTTCCGTTCATCTTGCTAGTTTGTGGGCGCTTTTAATGAACGCACCAAAAAGCTTTAAACAATGTGCAGCACGCGTGGGGTTTTCAAAGGGGCCGCTTATGGGTGACGATATATTTAAAGCAATCATCGATAATCCACAGGGCTTGTGGATTGGCAAGTCTGATCCTTTAGACAATTTTTTCGATTTAAGTACTGATGATCGAAAATTGCATATCTATATACCGGAGATGGATGATCGGTGCAATGAGGTCACGGTTGAAAATGAAATCAGGGAAATTGAATCCCGAAAAGAATATCCATTTATTCTATCTGCGGGAAGACATTATCCGTATAATGCAAATACATTAATGAGAAATCCCGCATGGAATAAGGGAAAGAGAGTATGTACCTGTATTATGCACCCTGATGATGCAAACGAACTCAATATGAAAGACGGCGATATGGTCAGGGTAATAACCGAAGCGGGTTTTGTTGAACTGGAATTGGAAGTGACCGAGCAAACTGCGCGAAAATACCTAATGATTCCTCATGGGTTTGGGCTTGAGTATGGAGGCAAAACAACAGGAGTTAATGTCAATTCTTTGACCAGAAATACTCACCGCGACAGGTTTGCCGGCACACCGTTTCACCGGTATATTCCGTGCAGGGTGGAAAAAGTTTCATAA